GCCGGAGAGGATGCGGGTGCCGATCAGGAACAGGCTCTCCTGACCGAACAGGCGCAGGCGGTCCAGAAACTCCTCGTAGGAGTCCGCATCCTGCACCGTGGTCGCAAGCCGCGCCGACAATTCCTGCTTGTCCGGCATTGCGCCGAAGAAGCGCGGATCGATCAGGCCGTCCATCAGCTGCGGCTGCCGAGCCAGCATCTCGCCCAGCCTGGGCGCCGCGCCAAGCACGAGCGCAACGAGCGCAACGAGATCGCGGTTCTGGCCGAGCAGCGTGATCAGCCGGCCGCCACGCTGGAGCGCCTGGAGGAATTGGTCGAACGCGACGACGGCACGGTCCGGCCCCTCGGCATGCGCCAGGCCGTCGATGAGGGCCGGCACGAATTCGACGAAGGCGTTTCGCGTCTGCTCGTTGCGGAAGACGCGGTAGTCTCCGGTGAGCCAGTCGCAGATGATCTGCGCCACGGCAGCGGGCTTCTTGAATCCGAGCGTCGTCAGGTGCTGAAGCAGGCGCCGATCGTCGGGACCGGCGCGATAGTCAATCGCAGGCAGGCTTGCCGTGCCGGTCCGGTCGTCGCCTTCGAACAGTTTTTCGTAGTGTCCCTGGACGATCTCGAGCTGGCGCAGCAGGTCGTGCGCGAAGGTCTCGCGGCTGTCATAGCCAAAGAACCAGGCGAAGCGTTCGACCGCCTCCTTGTCCTCCGGCAGCGCATGGGTCTGCTCGTCGGCGATCATCTGGAGACGGTGCTCGACCCGGCGCAGGAATTCATACGCCGTGGTCAGCTCGTCGCGCGCAGCGGAGGTGATCCAGTTGCTGGAAGCAAGGATGTTGAGCGCGGCGAGCGTCGGCCGCGCCCGCAATTCCGGATGCCGGCCGCCCGCGATCAGTTGCTGCGTCTGGGCGAAGAATTCGATCTCGCGGATACCGCCACGGCCCACCTTGACGTTGTGGCCCTCGACCGAGATCTCGCTCTGGCCGCGATAGGTCTGCATTTGCCGCTTCATGTCGTGCACGTCGGCAAGTGCCGCGAAGTCGAGATGCTTCCGCCAGACGAAGGGCGCGATTTCGACAAGCAGCGCCTCGCCTGCTCTGGCGTCGCCGGCGCAGGCACGCGCCTTGATCATCGCGGCGCGCTCCCATGTGCGTCCCTCCCGCTCGTAATAGTTCAGCGCGGCATCTCGCGAAATCGCGACCTGCGTCGAGGACGGGTCAGGACGCAGCCGCAGATCGACACGGAAGACATAGCCGTCATGGGTGCGCTGCTGGAGGACGCGCGCCATGCCCTGCGTCACCCGGACGAAGAACGGTTGCGGCTCGATATCAGTCGCAAGTGTCGTGGCATCGGGGTCGAAGAACACGATGAGATCGATGTCGCTGGAATAGTTCAGCTCGCCCGCGCCCATCTTGCCCATCGCAAGCACGATCAGGCCGCAGCCGACCTCCGGCGCCTCGGGATCGGGCGGCACGAGCTTGCCGCGTGCGGCTTCCTGTCGCAGCAGGTACTGCAGCGCCGCCTGCACCGAGGATACTGCGAGATCGGTCAGCGCGGCGGTCACCCGCATCACCGGCCAGACTCCGCCGATGTCGCAGAGCGCGATCAAGAGCGCCGCCTCCGCCTTCATGCGGCGAAGCAGCCGCATCACCTCGGCCTCGTCGCCTGCCGCGAGCACCGCGTCCCTCGCTTCTGCGATCAGCGCGGCGAGATGAGCATCCGGCTCGCATTCGAGCAGCCGGATCAGGCGCAGCGGATCGGCGCGCACCAGATCGAACAAATAAGGCGAGAATTCCGCAATCCCGGCGAGAATAATCCGGGCAAAAGGATGGACGAGCAAGGCTTGCAGACGAGCCGACTGTGCAGGGTCAAGCTCGGCTAGCCAGCTTTCAAAACGTCGTTCGTCGGTTGTGGAAGCGGCAATATGGGGAGCCTCCGCAAAGCGCGCGGCCAGGCTCTCACCATGCTTGTCCGCGTTTCCCGGCGCGGAGTGGTTCATGCCACCTTCTGTGGCACATCCGGTATTGGAGGAGCAACCCTGTCGCCGGCTCCCGCGCGCGCCGGCAGCAGCAGCGTGGCGACGAGACCGGGCTGGGCATCGCCCAGCCGCAATTCGCCGCCATGCAACGTGGCGACGGCGGACGCGAGGCTGAGGCCGAGACCGGAGCCCGGCATGGTGCGGCTCGCCTCCAGCCTGACGAATCGTTCCACGGCGTGCTTGCGATCGGCTTCGGGGATTCCGGGGCCGCGGTCGGTGACGCTGAGCTGCACCTGGTTGCCCTCGCGCTTCGCCTCGATCGTGATCTGACGGGCGTCCATGCTGACCACGGTTCCGGCCGACTGCGCGGCCGGCTTGCCGTATTTGATCGCGTTCTCGACGAGATTGGCGAGCGCCTGGCTGATCAATTCGCGATTGCCGTGAATGGGCGCGGCTTGCGTCTTCACCTTCAAGGACATGCCGTCGTCCTCCGCCAGCGGCTCATAGAGCTCGTGAATGCCGTTGGCGACATCGGCCGCGTCGAAATCGTCCATATTGCCGCGCGCCTGGCCGGACTCCGCGCGCGCGATCATCAGCAGCGCGTTGAAGGTGCGGATCAGCCCGTCGGATTCCTCGATGGTCCGTTCCAGCGCGGCACGATAATCGGCCTCGCAACCCGACTTCGCCAGCGCCTCCTCGGCGCGGTTGCGCAAACGCGTCAGCGGCGTCTTGAGATCGTGGGCGATATTGTCCGAGACTTCCTTGAGCCCCACCATCAGCGCCTCGATCCGCTCCAGCATGGCGTTGAGGTTTTCGGCGAGGCGGTCGAGCTCGTCGCCGCTGCGGCCCACCGGCAGGCGCCCGCTGAGGTCGCCGGTCATGATGCGCTGGGCCGTGCCGGTCATGGCATCGATGCGCGTCAGCACCCTGCGCGCGACGAAGACGCCGCCACCGAGGCCGAGCACCACCACGATCAGGATCGACCATTGCGCGGCCTTGGCGACGATGCTGAACAAGCGCCGCCGCTCGGCGAGGTCGCGGCCGATCAGGAGGCGGAAACCGTTCTCAAGTTCGGTGACGCGCACCAGCGCGCGATGGTCGCGGTCATCCGCGTCCTCGATGCGCCGGTAGGCGGTCTCCGACCAGCCGCGCGTCGCCATCACGCCCGGCGCCAGCGAGCCGACATTGCCGGCGACCGCCTGCCCGGTCGGCGTGGTCACGAGGTAGAGATTGGCGCCCGGCCGCAGCGCCCGATACTCGATCGAACGCACGAGGCCGAACAGGCCGCGGCGACCGTAGATCTCGTTGATCTCCGAGGTCTCGGCATTCACCGTCTGCGTGATCTCTTCGGTGATCAAGCGCCGCGTGTTCCAGGCGAAATAGCCGAGCAGCGAGGCCGCGAAGATCGCAAACAGGAACAGGTAGACCAGCGTGAGCCGGAATGCCGTGGTGCGGACGAGTTTACCGAATGCCGTCACTGATCATGTATCCAATCAGAGCGTTACGCGTGCTATCGTTGGCCATCGCCACTTCTCATATTTTCCTTATATTTCAAATACTTATCGCCTCTTCTGCCGTCTGATTCCCGGCCGCCCTGGCGAAAAAGCAGCAAGTTGGGGCTATTCTCTTCCCAAACATCTGGTCAGCGGAACGGGAACGTTAAAGTGGCACTCAATTCGAACCAAGTTAAATCCCTGCAAGCTGGCGTTCATGCGGACGGCAGGGGTATCCGATCATGGCCGGGAGCGGCGATCGGGTGCGGCCTTCCGCTTCACTGACCTTGACGGCGTCCGGGCGCAAATGGCGCTCGCCGGGGCCGGCGAACGCGACAGCACAGCCGCGAGCGCACCCAACCAGGCCCGCGACTACAAGGTCACCCTGAAGTGCGATGGTGTCGTTCCGTGCGTCGAGAAGTGGCCCGGCAAGACGTGAGGCTTGGATTGCAAGCCACTGAATCTTGCGAGATCACGGAATGGCACCCGACGCCGCCGACGCGTCATTTCCTCGACACGCCGACGCGAAGGCGCGTGACATCCGGCGTTGCCCGCTGCGATAACACATAACACATCGAACGACGCACCTACATCAGTTCATATCAAACTGTTGCAAATGTGTATTATTTGTTCGCTAGAGAAAGCCATCAACGTTACCGAGGGCTGGCGTCACGACTCGGCGGGCCGGGGCTCGGTCATGGCAAGACCATGAGCCGAGATACTCCTAGCTGGTAGAGTTATGCGACGATCAATGCCTCTCCCGCTGCCCTTGGGACCAGACAGGGTGAGATGCCCCGGTCAGGTGGAATTTCCCTGCGGTCGTGGTCGCACCTTTTTGCTCCGAGCAACCGCCCGCCCGCCGAGGATGTGATCGACGATGGACATGCCGTTGCACAGAACCCGCGTCAACTATAGCGGTGGGCGGGAAGAAGCTTCGTCCTCGATGTCGGCCTTGATCGACCAACTGTCTGGACTGGCCCGGCGGCAATATCGGGTCATTCTCGTCGTGCCTGCCGTGGCAATAGCCATCGGCCTGCTCTATCTACTGGTCACTCCCTCGCAATACACCGCGACCGCTACGCTTTTGATCGACAGCAGCACGCTGCGGGTCCTGCAGAACCAATTGCAGCCGCAGGGGGATATTCCGCTCGACACGCTTCAGGTGGGCTCCCAGGTCGAAATTCTCGCGTCGCGCAAGCTGGGACTCGACGTTGTAAGGAGCCTCAAGCTCGCCGACGATCCGGAATTCGCCGGCGGCTGGAGCCTGTTCTCGCGTCCGAACGTCACCTCCTCCGACACGGTGGAAGAACGTGAGCAGAGGGCGCTCGATGAGTTTCTGGCCCACCGCTTCATCACACGCGGCGATAAGACTTATGCGCTGAACATCTCATACACGTCGCGTAGCCCCGAGACCGCGGCCAAGGTCGCCAACGCGATCGCGGAAGCCTATATCGACGACCAGCTCGGCGCAAAATACCAGACAGTCACCCGCGCAGGCGCCTGGCTGCAGGACCGGATCAACGAGCTGAAGTCGAAGGCGGCGACAGCCGATCGCGCCGTCCTGGAGTTCAAGGAAAAGAACAACATTGTCGACCTCGGCGGACCGAACGTATCGGCCGGCAGCGCGAGCCGGCTCATCGGCGAACAACAGCTGTTCGAACTGAACAGCCAGCTCGCCGCCGCGCGCGGCGCCACCAGCGAGGCCAAGGCCCGGCTCGACCGGATCGAGCAAGTCCGGAAAATGGACGTCAGCGAGGGCGCCGTCGCAGATATCCTGAAAAACGAGGTCATTACGCGGCTTCGCAATCAGTATGTCGACCTGTCTGCGCGCGAGGCCAACATCTCGACGAGATATGGTGCGGACCATACGGCCGCGATCAACCTGCGCGACCAGATGGAGGAAACGCGCCGAAACATCCGCGGGGAGCTCGGACGGATCGCTGGCAGCTACAAGAGCGATTACGAGATCGCCAAGACGCGCGAAGAGAGTTTGGAGCGGTCGCTGGCCAGCCTGGTATCCGAGGGCCAACTCACCAACCGCGATCGGCTTGGATTGGCCGAGCTCGAAAGCTCCGCCAAGGTATATCACACGCTCTACGACACCTTCCTGCAGCGTTATATGGAGGCGATACAGCAGCAGTCGTTTCCAATCACCGATGCACGCGTGATCAGTCCGGCCGCCGCGCCGAAGAAGAAGAGCAAGCCGGTGGCGTCATTCGTCCTTGCCATCGCGCTCACGATGGGGCTGATGGCGAGTTTTGGAATTGCAGCTTGGCGCGAGGCGATCGACGGTGTCTTCCGCACGGGATCTCAGGCCGAACAGGAATTGGGCGTCCGTTGTCTTTCGGTGATTCCGCTCGCGGCCGGACAGGCACCTCGTGCACCATCGCCTCCGCGATCGATCGCGACCGGATTCGATGCAGAGGCCGGTCGACTGGGTCCGCCGCTGCAAACCGTGGAGAACGTGGCGGCGGATACACCCCATTACGCATTCATCGATCCGTTGAAGCGACGCGCAGTCGACGATCCGATCTCGGTCTTCACCGAAGCGTTTCGCGCAATCAAGATGAGAGCGTGGCTGGAATCCACCATCCGCGAGAACAGGCTGATCGGCATCACCTCGACCGTCGCGGGCGAAGGCAAGTCCACTGTTGCCTCGAACCTTGCGTCGCTGTTGGCCGATGCCGGTCGACGGGTGATCCTGATCGACGCGGACCTGCGCAATCCTACGCTTGCCCGCTCGCTCACGCCACGGCCGTCAGTTGGATGGCTGGAGGTGCTGAGCGGCAAGATCGATCTCGCACGGGCCACGGGCCGAGACGCCGCCACGGGACTGGCGCTGCTCCCTCTGCTGCTGACCGAAGCTCCGGTCCATTCCGACGAGGTGCTGGCCTCGCAGGGATTTCGAACCCTCCTTGATCGACTGCGCGAAAGCTATGATTATGTTATCATCGACCTTCCGCCGATCGCACCTGTCGTCGACGTGCGTGCGATCGTCCCGGTGATCGACTCCTTCGTGTTCGTGGTAGAATGGGGAAGCACCAGGATCAAGGCGGTGCGGCGCCATCTGCTGGCCGAGCCGGACCTTCACGATCGCCTGCTTGGCGTGGTGCTAAACAAGGCCGATCTGAGGGCTCTCGAAAAATTTGAGCAGCCGGGTGTTTATCAAAATGGATACTACAGAAGTGGCAGCTAGAAGTGCCGTCGAATTGATGCTGAGAGGGCGCCGCGCCGGATCCACGCTTCGGCGGAGGCGAGCCCTCGGATGAGCCAGCGGATCGCTCTCATCACCGGTGTGACCGGCCAGGACGGCGCCTATCTCGCCGAACATCTGCTGTCGCTCGGCTATGTCGTGCACGGCATCAAGCGGCGCTCGTCCTCGTTCAATACCGCGCGCGTCGACCATCTCTACCAGGACCCGCATGTCGGCGACGTGCCGTTCCTGATGCATTACGGCGACATGACGGATTCGACCAATCTGATCCGCCTGGTGCAGCAGATCCGGCCGACCGAGATCTACAATCTCGCCGCGCAGAGCCACGTCGCCGTCAGTTTCGAGAGTCCGGAATACACCGCCAATGCCGATGGTATCGGCGTGCTGCGGCTGCTGGAAGCGATCCGCATCCTCGGCATGGAGAAGGAGACGCGGTTCTACCAGGCCTCGACCTCCGAGCTCTACGGCCTCGTGCAGGAGATCCCGCAGAAGGAGACCACACCATTCTATCCGCGCTCGCCTTACGGCGTCGCAAAGCTCTACGGTTACTGGATTACGGTGAACTACCGCGAAGCCTACGGCATGTTTGCCTCGAACGGCATCCTGTTCAATCATGAGAGCCCGATCCGCGGCGAGACCTTCGTCACCCGCAAGATCACGCGCGGCGTGGCGCGCATCGAAGTCGGGCTCGAGGAGACGCTCTATCTCGGCAATCTCGAGGCCAAGCGCGACTGGGGCCACGCCAGGGATTACATCGAGGGCATGCACATGATCCTGCAGGCCGACAAGCCCGACGATTTCGTGCTCGCCACCGGCGAGACGCATTCGGTGCGCGAGATGGTCGAGCTGTCCTTTGCGCAGGTCGGCCGTCGCCTCGCATGGCGCGGCAAGGGCGTCGAGGAGACCGGCGTCGATGCCAAGAGCGGCAAGACGGTGGTGAAGATCGATCCGACCTATTTCCGCCCGACCGAGGTCGATCTCCTCATCGGCGACGCCAGCAAGGCGCGCGAGGTGCTCGGCTGGAAGCCGAAGCGGACCTTTGCGCAGCTCGTCGAGGAGATGATGGCGAGCGATCTGGCCGAGGCCAAACGGGACATCGCAAATGGCAAGCGCACCGTTTGAGCTGAAG
This portion of the Bradyrhizobium diazoefficiens genome encodes:
- a CDS encoding sensor histidine kinase; this translates as MTAFGKLVRTTAFRLTLVYLFLFAIFAASLLGYFAWNTRRLITEEITQTVNAETSEINEIYGRRGLFGLVRSIEYRALRPGANLYLVTTPTGQAVAGNVGSLAPGVMATRGWSETAYRRIEDADDRDHRALVRVTELENGFRLLIGRDLAERRRLFSIVAKAAQWSILIVVVLGLGGGVFVARRVLTRIDAMTGTAQRIMTGDLSGRLPVGRSGDELDRLAENLNAMLERIEALMVGLKEVSDNIAHDLKTPLTRLRNRAEEALAKSGCEADYRAALERTIEESDGLIRTFNALLMIARAESGQARGNMDDFDAADVANGIHELYEPLAEDDGMSLKVKTQAAPIHGNRELISQALANLVENAIKYGKPAAQSAGTVVSMDARQITIEAKREGNQVQLSVTDRGPGIPEADRKHAVERFVRLEASRTMPGSGLGLSLASAVATLHGGELRLGDAQPGLVATLLLPARAGAGDRVAPPIPDVPQKVA
- the gmd gene encoding GDP-mannose 4,6-dehydratase, with amino-acid sequence MSQRIALITGVTGQDGAYLAEHLLSLGYVVHGIKRRSSSFNTARVDHLYQDPHVGDVPFLMHYGDMTDSTNLIRLVQQIRPTEIYNLAAQSHVAVSFESPEYTANADGIGVLRLLEAIRILGMEKETRFYQASTSELYGLVQEIPQKETTPFYPRSPYGVAKLYGYWITVNYREAYGMFASNGILFNHESPIRGETFVTRKITRGVARIEVGLEETLYLGNLEAKRDWGHARDYIEGMHMILQADKPDDFVLATGETHSVREMVELSFAQVGRRLAWRGKGVEETGVDAKSGKTVVKIDPTYFRPTEVDLLIGDASKAREVLGWKPKRTFAQLVEEMMASDLAEAKRDIANGKRTV
- a CDS encoding AAA family ATPase; translation: MDMPLHRTRVNYSGGREEASSSMSALIDQLSGLARRQYRVILVVPAVAIAIGLLYLLVTPSQYTATATLLIDSSTLRVLQNQLQPQGDIPLDTLQVGSQVEILASRKLGLDVVRSLKLADDPEFAGGWSLFSRPNVTSSDTVEEREQRALDEFLAHRFITRGDKTYALNISYTSRSPETAAKVANAIAEAYIDDQLGAKYQTVTRAGAWLQDRINELKSKAATADRAVLEFKEKNNIVDLGGPNVSAGSASRLIGEQQLFELNSQLAAARGATSEAKARLDRIEQVRKMDVSEGAVADILKNEVITRLRNQYVDLSAREANISTRYGADHTAAINLRDQMEETRRNIRGELGRIAGSYKSDYEIAKTREESLERSLASLVSEGQLTNRDRLGLAELESSAKVYHTLYDTFLQRYMEAIQQQSFPITDARVISPAAAPKKKSKPVASFVLAIALTMGLMASFGIAAWREAIDGVFRTGSQAEQELGVRCLSVIPLAAGQAPRAPSPPRSIATGFDAEAGRLGPPLQTVENVAADTPHYAFIDPLKRRAVDDPISVFTEAFRAIKMRAWLESTIRENRLIGITSTVAGEGKSTVASNLASLLADAGRRVILIDADLRNPTLARSLTPRPSVGWLEVLSGKIDLARATGRDAATGLALLPLLLTEAPVHSDEVLASQGFRTLLDRLRESYDYVIIDLPPIAPVVDVRAIVPVIDSFVFVVEWGSTRIKAVRRHLLAEPDLHDRLLGVVLNKADLRALEKFEQPGVYQNGYYRSGS
- a CDS encoding bifunctional [glutamine synthetase] adenylyltransferase/[glutamine synthetase]-adenylyl-L-tyrosine phosphorylase, giving the protein MNHSAPGNADKHGESLAARFAEAPHIAASTTDERRFESWLAELDPAQSARLQALLVHPFARIILAGIAEFSPYLFDLVRADPLRLIRLLECEPDAHLAALIAEARDAVLAAGDEAEVMRLLRRMKAEAALLIALCDIGGVWPVMRVTAALTDLAVSSVQAALQYLLRQEAARGKLVPPDPEAPEVGCGLIVLAMGKMGAGELNYSSDIDLIVFFDPDATTLATDIEPQPFFVRVTQGMARVLQQRTHDGYVFRVDLRLRPDPSSTQVAISRDAALNYYEREGRTWERAAMIKARACAGDARAGEALLVEIAPFVWRKHLDFAALADVHDMKRQMQTYRGQSEISVEGHNVKVGRGGIREIEFFAQTQQLIAGGRHPELRARPTLAALNILASSNWITSAARDELTTAYEFLRRVEHRLQMIADEQTHALPEDKEAVERFAWFFGYDSRETFAHDLLRQLEIVQGHYEKLFEGDDRTGTASLPAIDYRAGPDDRRLLQHLTTLGFKKPAAVAQIICDWLTGDYRVFRNEQTRNAFVEFVPALIDGLAHAEGPDRAVVAFDQFLQALQRGGRLITLLGQNRDLVALVALVLGAAPRLGEMLARQPQLMDGLIDPRFFGAMPDKQELSARLATTVQDADSYEEFLDRLRLFGQESLFLIGTRILSGTVSAQQASTAFADVAEGIVHTVHGLVADRFADQHGRIKGQETAIIAMGRLGSREMTASSDLDLILLYDFDSDNPDSDGQKSLQGAHYFARFTQRLISAFTTRTNYGVLYEIDMRLRPSGRAGPVASSLVSFADYQANEAWTWEHMALTRARVVSASPEFTARIEQIIRGVLTRRRDPSITANDVADMRRAIAQEKGETDYWDLKYASGGMVDIDFIAQYLQLVHAHDKPDILDVSTVQVLENAARLGVLPHSEAEILRAAARLYHDLTQILRLCVSDRFKPETAGTDLQRVMARAGDAPDFSSLEARVKETQGEVRRVFSALLEGKSSA